The Podarcis muralis chromosome 16, rPodMur119.hap1.1, whole genome shotgun sequence genomic interval GgaacattatttccctcaaagaattctgggcactgcggTTTACCCCTCgtagaactgcaattcccagaaacccttaTCAAGCTACACATAGTAGCTACATCATCAAAAtaatcattttactatttataacccccccccccatttgactgggttgccccagctacgcTGGGTAGCttcgaacaacaacaacaaaaaatactaaaacattaaacatttaagaacttccctatacagagctgccttcagatggctcgggggtcagcaaactccataccctccgacatttctccagcGAAAACacagacgtcctaaggaaaagtgggacattccgggataaaaatcagaaaccagaacggcTTCAGCAAATCtgggtctgtccctggaaaacagggacacttgatgGGTCTGTGttttgccccctgccccactgcaCGGGCCTGCAGTCTCACCCACATCATACCTTTTGAAGCTCATTTTGCccctcaaagaattttgggcgctgttgtttacccctcacagagttataattcccagcaacctttaaCTAACTGCAGcggccagaattctttgagggaaagaatgtgccatGTCTTTGAAGgccatacatttagagcacacGGCTCTcccgaaagaatcctgggaactatagttcattatggatgctgggaactgtcatGCTGTGAAggctaaactacaattcccaggattcttgggggggaaggcatgtgatttaaatgtaaggGGTATACGTAGCCTTTAAAATCTGGGGGCAAGGACTGTCTTATCACTATTATTTGTGAGCTGCCCCAGGGAGACTTTCCTCATCTGGAGCTCAGGATAAATAAAGAGCAGCTGGCTGAATAGATTATCCATCCCAGTGGTCCCCAAAGGGGGTGCTGGGATTACCTAGGGCAGCCCTAGAAGGCGAATGGGCGGCAAGGGGGTGCTGAAGGTGTAAATGActaccagactttgaaaagccGGTATCtgtggatcaagttcatcagttttgttgaattaattaacctaaatagttttaattggattttgaataaatgtgcaattaattgttactgttctcAATGTTATGGCGCTATTATCAACCTTAGCAAGTCATGCAAACTGgtgttctgaataatgcttttttgaTATATCGTCCAAATCCAGTTTCAAATCTATGTCATGGTGCTGGTTTCGTAATTTTAGGCTTGACAATATATCGCAAATCAGGGTGTGGGTGGGGAAGGGTGCTATGCAAAAAACCACAATgcgggggaaactgtgaagccagccttTACGTAACTCAGtccttatttcaggcattgtGCTATATCCGTACAGTatatcgtgatgtttagctggtgcgATATcgcagtgttgaaaaccagatgtcACCCAGCTCTagtggggatgagtttatggaaaccAAGGAGCCGATGGCTCAAAAAAGTTCGGAAACCACTGATTtatcccctctcccttccccattCCTCTCCACCTCACTCTTCCCCACCCACAGATGTCTCCCCGATTGTGGCGGGCCTGATTGGCGCCACCGTCTTAGTGGTGTCCGTCTCTATGACGGTCTTCGTGTGGACCTGCTGCCACCAGCACGCGGAAAAGAAGCACAAGACCCCCCCTTACAAGTTCATCCACATGCTGAAAGGCATCAGCATCTACCCAGAGACCCTGACCAACAAGAAGAAAATCATACGGATCCGGCGAGACAAGACGGGAGCTGCCATGAAAGATGGAAGAGGCAACCTTCTGGTGGACGCGGCAGAAGCTGGCCTGGTGGGTTCCGACAGGATCTCCAGCGCGGCTCCCTGTGTCAACCAGCTCCCGATCAAAGTCGATTATGGGGACGAGTTGAGCCCGGACCAGAGCTTGACTCCGGCGGGCAGCaagccttcctctccctcttccccggAAGAAGAGGTCACTCTGGGGACGCTGACCTTCTCCGTGGACTACAACTTCCCCAAGAAAGCTCTGGTCGTGACCATCCAAGAAGCCCGCGGGTTGCCGGTCATGGACGAGCAAAACCAAGGTTCCGACCCCTACATCAAGATGACAATCCTGCCCGACAAGAGGCACCGGGTGAAGACGCGCGTCCTCCGCAAGACGCTGGACCCCGTCTTCGACGAGACCTTCACTTTCTACGGGATCCCCTACAGCCAGCTCCAGGACCTGGTCCTCCACTTCCTGGTTCTGAGCTTCGACCGCTTCTCTCGAGACGACGTCATCGGGGAGGTGATGGTGCCGCTCGCCGGGGTGGACCCAAGCACAGGGAAGGTCCAGCTCACCAGGGAGATCATCAAAAGGAATATACAGGTAGGGGAGCTGGGACCCAGGGGCTTCACTAGGGGGACTGTCCAAGTTCCCTTTCCTGGTACAAGACCTTTATAGAGGCACTTAAAATATTTTGGCACCCCCATATATATCaaattcaaaaaataaacaataacaaacTAGAAAATGATTTTTCGAAAAGAAACCTACAGTAAAATggaaaataacatttatttttgcATGCTTTCACCTTAtttatatttggggggaaagttctCCTtgtttttctaattgcaaagtctttgatcaggTCCTTACGTAACGCACCTGCTTCTACACTTAGTAGAGATAAGGCATGTTGCCTGCCTTGTTGCATGGTTGTTCTGTTGGGGTTTCTTAAATATACATCGACTGAGAAAATGGACGCCCATCTGAATCGTTTGTAATATTTGTATGTAATTTTTTCATTTATTGTGGGAGCCTTTTTCGTGGAACCTGGCTTTAGCTGCACCGTAGCAAATCTGGCAATGGAACATTTCTGTGGTGCCCtccttcccttgatgccctaatcACGCACTTATGTTGCTTCATGCCCTGTCCTTGCCGTTGGTGTCCAAGCGAGCAGGGTGGGGGTGCTGTGAGCCAGCAATAGGGGTTGTACCTGCTGGTAGGACCCACAAGACAGGTGTGCTGATGCAAGAGCCAAGGGAATGGGTCTGTGACATGGACCAGGACTGCCCCTctcaagtccagcagcctgttctagCAGCAACCAAACAGATGCCTTAatgcaatgttgttggactacaactcccatcatctctagccagcagggccagtggtcagggatggtgggaattacaTAGTCCAGCAACAGCAGGAAACACAGGTTCGAGAATCACTACCCTAAAGGGAAGGAAACCCAAAAACAGGGTCTGAGCgcagcagcaactctccccacctgGGACTATTAAGTAGTAGACTGCCACCAACGGTGCAGGGAGGAGACAGCCATCATGACAAGGAACCAGAGATAGCCTGATCCGTAGTgaatctttcatttattttatttcacaaaatttatataccgcttgattgtaaaagaaacaaacaccCAGCAACCCCAAAGTGGTTCACAAAacgaataaaacaatgaaattactAGTAAAACACAGTCATATTTACACAGCATTCAGTTAAACAGTAAAACACAATTTAAAGTATTCAATAATAAttgaaatcaacaataagctaaaaagcAGATTAAAGCACGTGTTGACATTTTATGTGCCGATAGGCTTTGCCTAAACaaaataatgtttttagcaggtgctgaaatgaGTGCAGCAAAGGTGCctctcaacaggcagggagttccaaagtatggaTGTTGCCCCAGTAAAAAAGATGgattttcttacaaatgcagaccAAGTATTATGTGGCAGCTTCAACAGCGCCGGTTATTATACCCACCAGCCAGCCGCTTTATACAACAGGGAAAGCGTCAGAGTGACACTTGATAGGATAAAATGCAACACATAAAAAGATCTGAAaccagaaaattattattattattattattaataataataataccaggaAGAATACAAAATGCATAAGATGCTTGCCCAGTAACATATTAATAAGGAGAAATCGTAGCCACCCCCAACTGAAAGATGAGCACCAGTGCATGAGGCAACATTAAATAACCAAAGGTCGAAGTAAACAAAAGGTATCAGCCTGGCTCCCAGGGGCCGACAGGGATGGCGCCAGGCAtgtctccctggggaaagcattccacagacttGTCTCATCCTCTCTGaaagccctccaagttggtggccatctctgccttgTGTTGATGTGAATTCCACAGTTTCATTTTGTGCTGTTGGGGAAcaagtattaccgtatttttcactctacaagacgcaccagaccataagacgcacctagtttttggaggaggaaaacaagaaaaaaaatatcagaagccagaacagcaagaggggtcgctgcgcagcgaaagcagcgatccttcttgtttgttctggcttctgggatagctgcgcagcctgcattcgctccataagatgcacacacatttccccttactttttaggagggaaaaagtgagtcttatagagcaagaaATACAGTAACTGTGCACCTCTGGGAATTGGAGACAAGGCAAAGGTTCACCACAGCAGCAACTGGGGCTGTTCTCAGGAGACCCAAAGAGAGCTGTTGTCCAAGCACAGGCCTTTTCTGCCTGGTCCAGAAGGACCTTTCCCTATTTTCCTAACCGCAGATTCCTTGCATTCTGCTGAAACTCCTGGGTTCTGCATGAGAGGATGCACCTCAAGCTCAGAACGGTGCGATTCCAGTTTTCTGGGcatgtttcttcctcctcctcctctaaagaggaggaggaacatcTGTTCTGTAACCTGGGATTTTGCAAGGCATTGTTCCAGCCAGAGGAAGCGGCAGACTCCCCGGGAGCGCGAGCAGTAATGCAAACAAGCGCAGAGCTGGCAAGGACGGTAATCAGACCAAGGATTGGGGTCAGCCGCCTTCAAAGTGGTAGCTGGAAAGCAGCCAGATCAGCACTATGGAGGAGGGCGCTTTGGGAAACTGGGCTACATTACGACAGATAAACAGGATGTGGATTTTTGCTCAGGCAATACACAATCTAATGTTTTTTTTCTCTGTGCTTGTGCTTAGCTCCCAAACAAACGTAACAGGCAGATTTGGGGGGAAGGGAATAGCACGGTGGCAGGGAATctgtcccgggttcaatcccagcaCCTGCAGATAGAGCTGGGAGGGATTCTGCATTTGAAATCCTGGACAGTTCTTGCAGatgatactgaactagatgggctaaTGTTCTGACTCTGCAAAAGGTAGTTTCCTCTGCTTCTGTGGTCTGCTTCagggatgggaagcctgtggcccttTAGATGCTGTGTGTGACATTGtggcccgctttatcactccccttcaggagtctcaaagcggctaacaatctcctttcccttcctcccccacaacgaacactctgtgaggtgagtggggctgagagacttcagagaagtgtgactggcccaaggtcacccagcagctgcatgtggaggagcggagacgcgaacccggttccccagattacgagactaccgctctgaaccactacaccacactggctccacactgctgttggactccaactcccagcagcccttgcaagaggggccaatggtcagggatgagctgcagtccagcagcatCCTTCCAGGAGCCACATCCCAAGggcaggcagagccagaggcagaaTGGGCAAAGCAACGAAGgtttcctttgtacagtaggctgcttCTCTACACTCACCCCCCTCTCTATGCTCCATCCAGGCAAATAAAAAGGAATAGCAGAGTTCAAGGCAAGGCAGAtgcaccgtgggagcagggctgatAAGGAATGTACATAAGGAACACATGTGGAGAGACCCAAGGACCAGttggagaggtctggagggccacaccagAGATTCTCCATCTTTGGCACAAAAGCAAGCTCCTCTGGCAAATCTTTGGCTTCTGCTTTGAGTTGTCTAGACATTTCTTTAATTAGGCAGGATGGGTGGCTTTCAAATAAATACCGGTACATAAATCCCGCTTCAATGGGATGACACACCTCTCTGCACAATTagagggggagaaataaaatCTTTGGGCTCGTAAACCAGCTGTTGTGTCTTGCTGTCGGGCTTTCTAGGCAGTTAAGCTTCCCTTGCTTCTGTCTGCCTTCCAAGCTGCAACTATTGCCCCATTCTAGCTGGTCTGAGGATCTGTGATGGGGAGGGGGTCCCCCTCCCCTCAAGCAAAGTCAGAAAGCAATTGACACTGGAACAGAAAGCGACTGGCATGCAGTTATTCCTGCGGCTGAGAACTGGAAATGTTGGCACGTcttgcttgggggcttcccataaTGCGTATCTGATTCGCCACTGGGAAAACATGATGCTGGATTAGAGATGGGCCAGCGGGCCGTTCTTATGATGCAGAGAGGGATGAGAAAGTGAGTTACAGGCAAGCTGTTAGGAGTCGCatctttcaggaccagggagagCTCCTTGAGACAACAGGAAGCCAATCCAATGAAGGCTCCCTTTTTCTGCCTTCCCCCTTCCGATGTCTTTGGACaatagttcccatcagcccctttgTAAACTACCTGCTGCCTTTgtaaactacagtcataccttgggttacagacgcttcaggttgcgttttttttgggttacagaattaccggaagtaccggaatgggttacttccgggtttcggcggtggCACATGCACAGAATCAccaaattgcgctttgcgcatgcacagaagctccGGATTGCAACCCGAGCATGCACATACatgccgctgcaggttgtgaacactgcaggttgcgaacgtgcatcccgcacggatcacgttcgcaacccgagcgtccactgtaccttgcTGTTCGGGGTGGCGGGGAAGGTTTTCACTATCAGAGTAaaaagaggtgggggtgggaaatctgTGTGGCTCCCcatgtcccatcagcctcagccaccacAGCCAACTGTTCAGAGATCGTGgggactggagtccagcaacacctggagagccacagcctcCATACTCCTCTCCTAGGCACattctttggggggggaaagCCACGACTGCTTAAATAAGcagaagagtgctttaaatatacagtggtacctcaggttacagacgcttcaggttacagactccgctaacccagaaatagtacctcaggttaagaactttgcttcaggatgagaacaggatgcagtggcagcagaaggccccattagctaaagtggtacctgaggttaagaacagtttcaggttaagagcggacctccagaacgaattaagttcttaaaccgaggtactactgtatggtGCAGATGGCGAAGAGTCGTTTGGCCCAAACTGGGCACTTTCCACTTGTGATTCcggtaggaagggaaaggaggaggactggCTTTAGACAAACGTTAACTCAAGAGTCCCGGGCAGTTCCCAAAATGCCGAATCTAGGACACGACGGCCATGGCAACCCGGCCTGCTATTCACAGCCTTAACAACGGCTTTTTTAAAACACTTGGCGAGGCTCTGTTTTATTTCCACTGTATTAACTCCCTTTCAACACAGCCatgtctttcctttaaaaaagaagaagaaatgacctACTCACTACGGACAAGTCAGCTACCACCGAAAAGCATTTAAGGCCACAGCGGAAGCACGGAGGATGTAAACAATAAAACACCATACCCTCCCTAATTGCAGAGTTCGCTGGCGATTTCGAACCTGCATTTTACGGTGGTGTGGTGGTTGCTCTTTCCTAGGAGGTCAAGATTCTGGTCCCTTTCAAAGGTGggccataggaagctgtcttatacagagtcTATCTAGCCCAAGGGTttacccacactgactggcagcagcgggtCTCCACGGTTGCACGTGgcaggtctttcccagccctacctgaaggatTGAACCTAGGAAGTTCTTCGCTTCAAGCAGGAGCTCTCCCACTgacctacagcccttccccaagaaatacaagattctagtcctcctTGTTCTGCACAAAGAGCTGATTTTAAATAAcaacatgggaagctgtcttatacagtagcacctcaggttaagaacttaattcgttccggaggtccgttcttaacctgaaactgttcttaacctgaagtaccactttagctaatggggcctcccgccgccgctgcacgatttctgttctcatcctgaagcaaagttcttaacccaaggtactatttatgggttagcggagtctgtaacctgaagcgtctgtaacctgaggtaccactgtatatcaagtcAGGTCAAGGGTCCACCTAGCTCGGCGTTACCTATATTGACTGGAAGCTATCTTGTACtgtgtcagaccattgttccgtttaataataataataataataataataataataatattgactgCTGTAGAAACaggttgttggactagatgggccttcttATGTTCTCCTTCCCCACTGGCTTCCTTCAGCTGACCCTTTCTAGATGATTATTTGCAGAAGCGGATGGTTGGACCTGAGGGTGGCCAAGGCTGCTTGGGGCCTGTTGTTCTGAGGATGTGCGACCTTATCTCTTTCCAGAAATGCGTCAGCAGAGGGGAGCTGCAGGTTTCCTTGTCTTACCATCCTGTCGCCCAGAGGATGACTGTGGTGGTTTTGAAGGCGAGACATCTGCCCAAGATGGACATCACCGGCCTCTCAGGTAGAAGCTATTTACTCCGCCCCATCTCCATGTTTTCCTTGTGTGCCCCTTTGAACGCTCTTTTGTTCGTGTTACTTTTTAATGAGGGATGGATCTGTTCATTTCGGTtcctctcggtttctcattcccccccccccgaaccttaAATTCAGATCCCTGCATTTCTGCAgtgatttgctttttttttttttttagtgaaaaCTTGTCAGCATTGTActgcaatttcccccccaaaactgtttgcagttttgcctaatagatgcattttgcaaagcaatttccccacttttgtatgcaattttatgcacactCGGTACATGCATTTTCGTACACATTGTTGGAGAACACACAgtgctgcaaaatttggagagctgCAAAGGACGGCGGTGCTTCGATTCACGTAGTTTCAGAGAACGCGGATTTCGTAGgtccacctttaaatgcaaactgagtttctccctccctcccatttgtAACCACTGAGCCAGCTTATGAATCCTGTGCATCCTTGGAGAGATCAGAAGGCAGCCATCCCTTTCTCCTAATGTTTGCCCCAAATTTGTTCTCCTGCAACTAAAGCCCACTAGTTCTAATCCTGGCCAGGACAGCAGCAAAGAACAACTCTTTGCCCTCTTCTATGTGGCCCAAAAAGATTGCACTGTGAAGTGCCCTAAGCactaaaaacgaaacaaaaaaacaccccaacatctccagggtgTTTGAAATGTAAAGCCCCGAAGACACAACTTGATCCTTCATTTGATGTTCATACCTTTTGAGGACaaattccagctaggcaaagagCACTCGAGGAAGGTgcggagcagggctggtgaggggtgtggcctgggaagagggggGCGTGGCCTGAAGAGACTCCAGAGGGCTGGATGGCATGACATAGTTGGCATTTCTCCATCCCTGACTTGCACAGACCAGGATCGCAACCTTCAGTGgctttgctttatttttcagTTACCTCCCTCAACGCGAACTCTGGTTCACGAACCCCTAACAGAATGTCAGGGAGGAAAACGTTCTCCTCGGTCTCTTGAGCTGCTTGCTTTTCAGGGTCCCCACCCATGCCCCAGAAACTCTGCCATCATACAAATTCCTAGAAGAGGAGAGGTCTTTGCCAAGGGCTAAACAGAACATCCATGTGGATTGGCAGTAtatctctgaatactagttgttgGGGGCACATTTTGGGAGAGATTCTGTTGCCCTTCAGGCCCAGGTTCTGAGCTTCCTGGAGACATCTGGCCAGACTAAATGGACCTTTAGTCTGTCTTCTTATGTTTCTACCTTCAGCCCCGTTCCAGGACTCGGGAACATATGAGAGAAGCCAGGGAAGACTGTGGCCTTCCTGATTGAtggtggaccacaactcccatcagccagcatggccaaaggtcaaggatgatgggagttggagtccagcaacgtctggagggacACACATCCtccaggaatctgccttatactgaatcagacccttgGTCGGGCTGAGCTCTGAGCATTGTCTACAATCATAGAAACATTGATTCACagaagcatagagttggaaggcagcatccatggcagatggccatccaacctctacttaaaaacctccagtgattgGCAGGAGCTCTCAGCAGAGCCTCAGGCAGCTCTCTCCAGGTCTTTCTCATCCCTACCTGGGTTTGCAAGGGTTTGCACtcgaataataatagtaataatttattatttgtaccccgcccatctggctgggtttccccagccactctgggcggcttccaacaaagattaaaaatacatcaaaatgtcacacattaaaaacttccctgtcttctaaatgtcaggtagttgtttatctctttgacatctggtgggagggagttccacagggcaggtgccactaccgagaaggccctctgcctgcttccctgtaacttggcttctcacgaaccgccagaaggccctcagcgctggacctcagtgtccaggcagaatgatgggggtggagacgctccttcaggtatgcaagtaatgtttaccagctccatctggtatgctggctgagaccctacaacttttagaagacacctaaaggcagccctgtattgggatttttttttaatggttagcgttttattatgttttctatatgttggaagccaggggcaacccagccactctgggcaggatataaataataaaaaaaatgattatcatcattattattccttCACTTTCTTCATAAACATGGTGAGCCAATCTCACTCCAATTAGGGTGAGGGGGgtccctgctcattctgctgagggGGGGAGGTTCCCAGAgttctgtccccccaaaaaaaatcccgcTTGGGTGATACCACCAGTTATTGGCCTG includes:
- the SYT11 gene encoding synaptotagmin-11, producing the protein MAEIASVRPSFDVSPIVAGLIGATVLVVSVSMTVFVWTCCHQHAEKKHKTPPYKFIHMLKGISIYPETLTNKKKIIRIRRDKTGAAMKDGRGNLLVDAAEAGLVGSDRISSAAPCVNQLPIKVDYGDELSPDQSLTPAGSKPSSPSSPEEEVTLGTLTFSVDYNFPKKALVVTIQEARGLPVMDEQNQGSDPYIKMTILPDKRHRVKTRVLRKTLDPVFDETFTFYGIPYSQLQDLVLHFLVLSFDRFSRDDVIGEVMVPLAGVDPSTGKVQLTREIIKRNIQKCVSRGELQVSLSYHPVAQRMTVVVLKARHLPKMDITGLSGNPYVKVNVYYGRKRIAKKKTHVKKCTLNPVFNESFIYDIPADLLPDVSIEFLVIDFDRTTKNEVVGRLILGAHSVTAGGVEHWREVCESPRKQIAKWHSLSEY